A region of the Octopus sinensis unplaced genomic scaffold, ASM634580v1 Contig12447, whole genome shotgun sequence genome:
GAAATGCACCCGGttaatatatactatttatttaaagAGTCTAGTCGAAATATCTAACGTTCATTTAATAGATCTTcttttgaacaattttttttgttcagaaataaatgaaatttacatATTCTGTCAAAGACAAACTGATCAAATTGTTCAGCACATAAAGTTGTCTaagcattaaaataataaaatattttagtaaactgcgccaaaaatattttaaattaagtttcaaatttatctACAACGAACATTGCAAATCAATTGGAGATGTTCTCCGACTTGTCTGCAACTTGAAAATTTTTACTGAACATTTCGTCCTTATTGCTAATCCAATTGTTTCTCGTTTGGACATATCAGCTTGTTTTGTTcgacataaattaaaaaaagatccGCTAGTAACAACTCTGGTTTATAAAATCGGATATTCTGGTATGTCAGAACTCAATGAGTTTCTTAATTTGACTGTCGTGGCTGATTCGGGTCTTCTTGTTAACTACAAGCATACTGGATATCCATCTGATATCGAATTATTCTCggtaattttatttactttttctatcgatgataatatttttaaattagcACTGAAATGTCGTCTTTGTGTATACAAAACTAATACTTAATAGATAATGAGTCGTTATAAACTTCCACCCGTTCTCTCTTCTTGTACCGATGCCATTCAAACTAACGTGGCAATATGTTCTCCattatttttaacaatatttattgaCAATTTCGATTTTCATACCCTCGGTGACTTTTTTTACGAGCACTGTGAAAATCaggaagtttaaaatatttatacattttagatTATGTCCAATAATGTTTATGTTGAATTCAGTGACGAATATGTTTTGCCAATAACTTCGATCGAAACGTATTACAAGGCTTGGtgagaatattttaattattttagcatGGATGACCTTTCGAGTGCATTAGAACAGCCAAGAGTCAATGATTACGATTATTTTCCCAAGAATAATGTTTTTTGTCATAAGTCGGCTACTATTCATCACAGGTTTATTACCATTGGTTATTTATAAATTAGTGCTAATATTCTATCTTCAATTGTTGGTCCAAATACACACATTGGTCGCTCATGTACTGTTAAAAGTAGTTCAATTTCGTCGAATGTGATTATCAACTCGAATGTGACCATTTCAAACTCGATCATATACTCGGATTGCATAATTGAAGATCGATCTATATGTCTCACCTCAATTTTAGCAAAATTTTCGCGTCTttgttcaaaatcttttatttcgtCAGGAGTTTTGATTGGTCCTGGTGTTAAACTTGAGGGAAATTCAGTCTTAACCTCTTCGCGACTCATTTGCACAGGAAATGTGGAAGCACGTTTCTCAGACTCTGCATATTTTTACCGCCATTATAGAAATGAAGGGAATTGTACTTCTAAATGGGGAGTTTCTCGGGCTATTGTGGACAATTCTGATGATCTGGAAAGTTTTAGCCCTGAAAATGACGAAAACTTTATTTCCGAGGCTCATGAGACGATTAGTCGCTATTTAGGCAGTAAGGCGTCAGGAGTTGATAACCTTATCATTGAATTGAATTCTCTGAAGCTGATTTGCAATCTTTCAATTTCTCAGCTGCAAGAATGCGTTATTGTTTTATTCCTTAAATTTGTGAACCaggatgaaaaattatttttttcggaCTTATCTCaagttgattttattattttttagtaaTGTTTAGTTATTCGAACAAATGGCCCCAGtattgaaattttatttgaaaacaatAGAAGCACAGATTGATTCTTTATTTGGAGTCGAAGTTAGTTATAGTGTTTTTATTCAAGAAATATTTGGCTTGTGCGTCTTATCTTCAGACTGAGCTCCCTCgaattttaatgcttttttacGAATTAGACATTATTCACGAGGATGCATTTTTATCTTGGTATCCTCAAGTGGAAAACTCTCAAGTTAAGAAGTGTTCCTTCTCTTTTATTGACTGGCTTACCAACGCGGATGAAGAGTctgattaatattgtttaattaaaattttttactaGGTATTAGTTTACTTATATGATATTTTGGTAGAATTAATTTACACCAGGTATTTACCATTAAAAAAGATGGATGCTTCATTAATCCTAAAACATAATTGTCATTCTCTTAAATTGACATCactttaaagtttatttttcaaGTCATTTCAATATCGACAAATTAGCCATATGAAATAAGATTTTTTCTTATCTAATTAAGAGTTTGGGATGCGACGTGTTCAGACACTTTCTCGGAGCTCAaccttccttcttcagctgtcgagcctggctcagtctctcgcaaaaccgagaagatgaagattggaaagtacaaggagctctctgaacggtatctgttcactcccatcgccgtcgagacttccggcgtcatcggcgaaaagtctctttcctttctaaaaaagcttggccgcatgatctcccataaacggggagacccacgcgagtccaagtggcttttcgaaaggatttccttggccatagtacgtggaaactgtgtttccatttacgatgccgggaatttagttagttaataactatttgttaattacatataacatttttataaagaCATTAAGagttttaatatgatttttgttTGATCAATCAAATATAAAACTAACATAACGTATAAATTTGCGCTAACgtaagttttttttaattgttctcCATGAGAACTGCTATTGAGACACGTTCAAAAAGCCGATTAAGCTTGGGGGGTCGTTTCTAATTCCTCCTAGGTGGAGGTCTCTCTCGGTAAGAAAACGAAGTGTAGATAGTCTTAGTGTGCCTGAGGTTTCGACCGACACTGGTTCGAAGATGAATCTGTCCAAAAGATATTCATATTTATTGGTTTTGCGAATCTCAGCTTTCGTCGCCACTGTGCCGGGGCTTTTACGACTAGAGAGTTGGTGTAGACCTTTGCAAACTATATAGGTCCCGGTGTGGAATTAATTAGGCTGATAAATTTCCAGGCAGAGTCGAAGAGAAATTCCAATTCTTGAGCACTTTGGGTCTAGCAAGGTTCCATCTTTAGGGGAAGGATAAGCGCCTGTCCGTAGAGATGCTCTGGACAACAAGCAAGCACGCCGGTGTTGATCTCTGTAAGACAGTAAGTGCCAGAAAGACTGAGAGCTGCTGACCTTCGCCCATTCACGCATTTGGCATAGGTCTTCGGGAGTTTTGAGTCCGATAGCTATCCACAACGATGTACAGTATGAAAGCTCTTCGTCCGTGGACGCTCCAGAGGGAAGAAAAAGAATCTGGACTACATGAGCCAGCATGGCAAAAAGAGGACAAAGGGGGACTGGAATCCGAAACCCCCGTGCCTAATAGTCAGGATAGACTGTTTCCAGTCCATATCGTTGAAATGTACATTGGAAATCTGAACAAAAGTATTTCTCATCAACGAATCGAATTCTCCGACTTTGTACGGGAATCGGAAACAGAGTGAAGTACGGAGTGCGTACTTCCAAACGAGGAAAAGCAAGAAAGTTCTTCAAGAGAAAGGAAGCCACATGGGCGTCGAATGATTTTTACATTATACAAAGTTTAGCGTTGAGGAATGGTTGAATTCCGAACGAGAAAAGAGGCGTGCTAAAAAGAGTGAGATCTTTGGGCAAAACGGTGGgtatggctgggagataatagTCAAACCAATGGCGGATTTCCAAAATAAAGATTGCATGGTCGTAGCCAATGTTGATAATCTCTAATTTTTGTGGGTACACCGTTTTGGCCTTTTTCTGCGGAGCTTGTGCCAAGGTATCATCAACATGAGAATCTGATTTAGAATTCCTTTGTTCAAAAGATTCGGTTTGTGAAGAAGCCATGGgattaaaaattttatcaaaataaaattttttcaagtttaacacaaatatatgatttatttattttttattaaaatacaaagACCACGGTAAAAACCGAACAAACGTCACTTGATCTCGATGCACTCCACGCTCGGTGATCTTTTTACGAGCCCACACAAGATCACACCGGGCACCTGGCCGCATTTGTCGGGGCATTTGCAAACAGACTGAGGTTCAACTTGATCAGGTCTTCCAGAGGAGTCGGACCGGAGCGTTTGTTCTCGCGTGGTCAACATTCTGTTAATCTGTGGGCCCTTTGTTGGACCTCATCGATTTTTCTCCTTCTGGACCACAATAACCGCAAACCCCATGGGGTTCAAAGTATTGACGGCGTAGGAAATGGACGGTTCAAAGTATTGACGGTAAATATTCGCCAATACCGGGTGGGAACCGTTTTTTCATTAACCGGATAGGCTTCTGAGCacgttcatttttttcttaaatttacgAAAAAGGTTGTCTGCGTGCGGGGAGAAGCAGAGGTGCATGTCGAGGGTTACCCTCAGAACCGTCTGGCTCTGTAGAAGGGTACGGACACATTATTCAGCTTCAAGTCGTCCGGAGCCCTTCCCAATTTTTTGTCAGATGTGAAAATGGACGTGACGGTGTTTACCACGAGTCGATTGTCGTTAGCCTTTGGTTGAGCCGATCCAGGTTAGCTTGGAAACTTTCAGAGGCCTTCTGGATATCTTGGTCCCGTCAGGCTAATACGATGTCATCCGCATATGAAAGGACAACATCATTATTGTCGAGGGAGGACGGGAGATCTTCTAGGAAAAGGATGAAAAGGGCCGGAGATAAGGGTGATCCCTAGGGTATTTTGTTGGGCAAGAGACGAGACGTGGACTTAAGGCCTCCGATCACACCCTTCTTCTTCGTCCACTTAGGAAGTTGACGATCCATAGTTTGAGTTTCGGCGGAAATTTTTTTTtaggaagaaaatatgaaaaagttaacACGAGTTTATAAAGAGCCTGGAGGTCAGCTCAAAGACGCTGCGTatcgagtggcagtttccgcggagcaccgcgaccgagattcgctggaagagccagctcgtctccctccggtcgttgGTCTTTCTGGCAATCCTCCTGGCAATGTCGGTAAGAAGGCGAGTCGCAGACCTGTCGACGATTCGAGATGTTTCGAAGGCGAGGGGGACAAACTCGTAAGAGTCCGAAATACTTTCATACTTCGTCCTCTTAGCGTCCTCAGCCTGAGCACTGGCAGAACCCGGGTTAGTGATGGACTTGAGTAACATCGTCGTGGAGAACGAGTCAACACAAATTGCATCCCAAATCAGGGACTTGCCTTCACTGAAAAAGAAGgtagtcatcccgtcaggacgcttTCCATCATTCCGACAGAGACCGACTGGCTCTAGAGTGGAAGGGAAACCTTCCGATTCTAGTGCCCTTTTGACGACGTCATTGAGGTTAGTGTGGCGAGGAATTTTGCCAGCACTCTTCTTGCACGATAGGGCGTGCAAACCGTTCGGCGAGATTGTGGACCCGCACCGGCATGAGTGGGGCTGAAGATGTCCAGGCCCAAGCGCAAGCAAACACCAATCCGTAAGGATTCGTCGTCCAGAAGTAGTCCCGTACTAGGGGTAGGGAGTGCTTTGAGCCAGTCTCCCGTATGCGGCTGGCAAGAGCAGTTTAGAGATGCCAGTTTGGCTTGGTCCAACTTTGACCGAAGTTTGCACAAAGTGCCTGACCAAAAGATTTCGTCCCAGTTCTTTTGAACTGAAGGGATCGTCGGAAAATCCAGACCGAGTGACAACCAAATACGGGAGGCTGATGAGAATTCGGAGAGCTCGTTAAGTtcgagagagggaaaaagaaccGAGCAGACCGAATTCCTGGATGCCGAGGTCGAAGAGAGATAGCAAGGACACTCCAGTCACGTGACACAGAATCATGGATCCGCCTTTTCTGT
Encoded here:
- the LOC115229326 gene encoding uncharacterized protein LOC115229326; the protein is MDDLSSALEQPRVNDYDYFPKNNVFCHKSATIHHSANILSSIVGPNTHIGRSCTVKSSSISSNVIINSNVTISNSIIYSDCIIEDRSICLTSILAKFSRLCSKSFISSGVLIGPGVKLEGNSVLTSSRLICTGNVEARFSDSAYFYRHYRNEGNCTSKWGVSRAIVDNSDDLESFSPENDENFISEAHETISRYLGSKASGVDNLIIELNSLKLICNLSISQLQECVIVLFLKFVNQDEKLFFSDLSQLFEQMAPVLKFYLKTIEAQIDSLFGVEVSYSVFIQEIFGLCVLSSD